The proteins below come from a single Lepeophtheirus salmonis chromosome 4, UVic_Lsal_1.4, whole genome shotgun sequence genomic window:
- the l(2)37Cb gene encoding pre-mRNA-splicing factor ATP-dependent RNA helicase DHX16, giving the protein MTSPLNWIRDELHRVSGISDVSIAEFFLDLSAKSLSETDLEDRIQKTETLDVGDPLVLEFVRGLWSRIPRSGPSEGVKRRMEARAMEAAARAEKSKNEAYQLLSDEDEEIPKKRKKKKKKASKDVQEEEDDIDKMEREREEDLKERDAFAKRMLAKDKEKTRKVTEKSDSRAYAEAAKRLEIEASDKDKMVPELRKESRRAYLAKRKVDKLVELEDDVQDDEFLFEKEILTEKEIKERDYKKTILALSKEHDKAAEVEKVHRYHMPDGSKNELDSYVEVDEKEKAPHYEQRKWEEEHMNNARFSFGAKDAKKKYEKKYEYILDDEIEFVQTFKMPGTKKDEKESELNETQKKRMSIEETKKSLPVYPFRKSLIEAINEHQVLIIEGETGSGKTTQIPQYLYEAGFTKDGKKIGCTQPRRVAAMSVSSRVAEEIGVKLGNEVGYSIRFEDCTSERTVLKYMTDGMLLREFLSEPDLSSYSVMIIDEAHERTLHTDILFGLIKDISRFRSDLKLLISSATLDAEKFSEFFDDAPIFRIPGRRFPVDIYYTKAPEADYIDACVVTVLQIHVTQPLGDVLVFLTGQEEIETCQEILVERTRKLGSKIKELLIVPIYANLPSDLQAKVFEPTPKGARKVILATNIAETSLTIDNIIYVIDPGFNKQNSYNARTGMESLIINPVSKASANQRAGRAGRVAPGKCFRLYTAWAYQHELDDNAVPEIQRVNLGNVVLLLKSLGINDLIHFDFLDPPPHETLVLALEQLYALGALNHMGELTKLGRRMAEFPCDPMMSKMIIASEKYKCSNEILTIAAMLSNNSSIFYRPKDKIIHADTARKNFFVNGGDHLTLMNVYNQWRDTDYSTQWCYENYIQYRSMRRARDIRDQLEGLLERVEIDIISNPNEVQSICKSVTAGYFYHTSRLSKGGNYKTVKHNQSVMIHPNSAMFEDLPRWVIYHELVFTTKEYMRNVIEIKNEWLLEVAPHYYKAKELDDSTTKKMPKTAGKASADLKSLI; this is encoded by the exons ATGACTTCGCCGTTAAATTGGATCCGTGATGAACTACATCGAGTTTCGGGTATTTCCGATGTGAGTATTGCAGAATTTTTCTTGGATTTGTCTGCCAAAAGTTTATCTGAGACGGATTTGGAAGACCGAATACAAAAGACGGAGACTCTTGATGTTGGCGATCCTCTTGTTTTGGAGTTTGTAAGGGGCCTTTGGTCTAGAATACCCAGATCAGGGCCATCAGAAGGGGTGAAACGAAGGATGGAGGCTCGTGCAATGGAAGCTGCAGCACGAGCGGAGAAGTCGAAGAACGAAGCTTATCAACTCCTCTCTGATGAGGACGAAGAAATCCctaaaaagaggaagaaaaagaagaaaaaagccTCGAAAGATGTCCAAGAAG AGGAAGATGATATCGACAAAATGGAGCGAGAGAGGGAAGAAGATCTCAAGGAAAGAGATGCTTTTGCCAAGCGAATGTTGGccaaagataaagaaaaaacaagaaaagtaACAGAGAAGTCGGATTCGAGAGCTTATGCAGAAGCTGCAAAGAGATTAGAAATCGAAGCCTCTGATAAAGACAAAATGGTCCCTGAACTTCGCAAAGAGTCAAGAAGAGCTTATTTAGCAAAGCGAAAAGTGGACAAATTAGTCGAATTAGAAGATGATGTACAAGATGACGAATTCCTATTTGAAAAGGAAATCTTGACTGAGAAAGAAATTAAAGAGAGGGATTACAAAAAAACGATATTGGCTTTGAGTAAAGAGCACGATAAGGCTGCGGAAGTAGAGAAAGTTCATCGTTACCACATGCCGGATGGATCCAAAAATGAATTGGATTCCTATGTTGAAGTGGACGAAAAAGAAAAGGCTCCCCATTATGAACAAAGGAAATGGGAAGAAGAGCATATGAACAATGCTAGATTTTCTTTTGGGGCTAAGGATgctaaaaagaaatatgagaAAAAGTATGAGTACATTTTAGATGATGAAATAGAATTTGTACAAACCTTCAAAATGCCTGGAactaaaaaagatgaaaaagagTCTGAACTAAATGAAACTCAAAAAAAGAGAATGAGTAttgaagaaaccaaaaaatctCTCCCAGTTTATCCATTTAgg aAATCCCTCATTGAGGCTATCAATGAGCATCAAGTTTTGATCATCGAAGGGGAGACCGGCTCAGGGAAAACGACTCAAATACCTCAGTACTTGTATGAAGCAGGATTTACAAAGGatggtaaaaaaattggttgTACACAGCCTAGGAGAGTTGCTGCCATGAGTGTGTCATCTCGGGTTGCTGAAGAAATTGGTGTCAAATTAGGTAATGAAGTGGGCTATTCGATTCGTTTTGAAGATTGCACATCAGAAAGAACTGTTCTAAAATACATGACGGACGGAATGCTGTTAAGAGAGTTTTTGAGTGAGCCTGATCTTTCCAGTTATTCTGTCATGATAATCGATGAAGCTCATGAACGTACTCTTCACactgatattttatttggacTAATTAAg gacATATCTCGGTTTCGATCtgatttgaaattattgataaGTAGCGCTACATTGGATGCAGAAaagttttctgaattttttgatGATGCTCCCATTTTTCGTATACCGGGTCGTCGGTTTCCAgttgatatttattatactaaAGCACCTGAGGCGGACTATATTGATGCCTGTGTTGTTACAGTATTACAAATTCACGTAACACAACCTCTTGGAGATGTGTTAGTATTTTTGACGGGTCAAGAAGAAATTGAGACATGTCAAGAAATATTGGTTGAAAGAACTCGAAAATTGGGTTCCAAAATCAAAGAACTTCTCATAGTTCCAATATATGCTAATTTACCGTCCGATTTGCAG GCTAAAGTGTTTGAACCCACTCCAAAAGGAGCTAGAAAAGTTATTCTCGCCACAAACATAGCAGAAACATCTTTGAccattgataatattatttatgttattgatCCGGGgtttaacaaacaaaattcatataaTGCCAGAACGGGAATGGAATCTCTTATTATCAACCCTGTCTCCAAGGCTTCTGCTAATCAACGAGCTGGAAGAGCAGGAAGAGTTGCGCCTGGGAAATGTTTTCGCCTTTACACCGCTTGGGCTTACCAGCACGAGTTGGATGATAATGCTGTACCTGAAATCCAGAGGGTTAATTTGGGTAATGTTGTGCTTTTGTTGAAATCCTTAG gaATCAATGATCttatacattttgattttttggaccCACCTCCTCATGAAACTTTAGTTTTGGCATTGGAACAACTCTACGCTCTTGGCGCACTTAATCATATGGGAGAATTGACAAAGCTTGGTCGTCGAATGGCCGAATTCCCATGCGACCCTATGATGTCTAAAATGATCATTGCCTCTGAAAAATACAAGTGTTCTAATGAGATCCTAACCATTGCAGCTATGTTAAGTAATAATAGCTCAATTTTCTATCGTcctaaagataaaattattcatgCTGATACTGCtcgcaaaaacttttttgtcaatGGTGGAGATCATTTAACATTGATGAATGTGTATAATCAATGGAGAGACACAGACTATTCAACGCAATGgtgttatgaaaattatattcaatacag GTCAATGAGACGCGCAAGAGACATACGAGACCAACTTGAAG gtTTACTGGAACGTGTGGAAATTGATATCATATCAAATCCCAACGAAGTTCAAAGTATATGCAAGAGTGTTACTGCAGgatatttttatcatacctCAAGATTAAGTAAAGGAGGAAATTATAAAACTGTCAAACATAATCAGAGTGTCATGATTCATCCTAATTCTGCCATGTTTGAAGACTTGCCTCGATGGGTCATCTATCATGAACTAGTCTTTACAACAAAAGAATATATGAgaaatgttattgaaataaaaaatgaatggctTCTTGAGGTAGCTCCTCATTATTATAAAGCCAAAGAGTTGGATGACTCAACTAccaaaaaaatgcccaaaacgGCTGGCAAAGCAAGTGCCGATTTAAAAAGcctaatatga